A DNA window from Mycolicibacter terrae contains the following coding sequences:
- a CDS encoding TetR/AcrR family transcriptional regulator C-terminal domain-containing protein, with the protein MQLHKPDVVAAAATILDDYGIADLSMRRLARELNVSPSALYWHFANKQQLLGALADRVLAPACADPGPGSWRWRIRTVCARLRDALLSHTDGAELVSASLAAGQSQAVADILALLADAATAAGVHADQAVQVGRTVVYYVLGFTADEQSRLQWDAAGAAEIAPDADPGSAFEFGLALLIDGLAVRAGLAV; encoded by the coding sequence GTGCAGCTGCACAAACCTGACGTGGTCGCCGCGGCGGCCACCATCCTGGACGACTACGGCATCGCCGACCTGTCGATGCGCCGTTTGGCGCGCGAGCTCAACGTCAGTCCCAGCGCACTGTACTGGCATTTCGCCAACAAGCAGCAACTGCTCGGGGCCCTCGCCGACCGGGTGTTGGCCCCGGCCTGCGCCGACCCCGGGCCGGGCAGTTGGCGGTGGCGCATCCGCACGGTGTGCGCACGTCTGCGCGACGCGCTGCTGTCGCACACCGACGGCGCCGAGTTGGTGTCGGCCAGCCTGGCCGCCGGCCAATCGCAGGCCGTCGCGGACATCCTGGCGCTGCTGGCAGACGCCGCCACCGCGGCGGGGGTGCACGCGGATCAGGCCGTGCAGGTGGGGCGCACCGTCGTGTACTACGTGCTGGGATTCACCGCCGACGAGCAGTCCCGGCTGCAGTGGGACGCCGCCGGTGCGGCCGAGATCGCACCCGACGCCGACCCGGGCAGCGCCTTCGAGTTCGGGCTGGCATTACTGATCGACGGCCTCGCGGTGCGGGCGGGACTCGCGGTCTAG